The window GCGGCAGCGACTTCGGGCGATCCTGCACGCCGAGCAGGCCACCCTGGAGGCGCTTCATCATCCTGACTTTCAGTTGTGCACGCCCAGCGGCGCCATCTGGACCAGAGCCTTTTATCTCTCGGGCCTGCTGGACGGCTCTCTTCAGTACCACCGCTTTGAACCCGTGACGCCCCTGGAGGTGCGGCAGGTGCCTGGACTGGGCGCCGTCCGGTACCGCTCGGTGATTGACGTGTCCTTCCAGGGTGGCCCGAACAACCATCTGGAATGCTGGCATCTGGATATTTACACGCAGGCCCAGGACAGTGCGTGGCGCTGCCTCTGGTCACAGGCCACCGATACGATTCGAGACTGAGTGCGTCGCCCAGACTCCCCAAGTCGAGACAGCGGCCCGCTCTAGCCTGAAGGAGGATGGTCACCCCACATCTGCGCCATGCACTCCTCCTGCGCGATGGACGCCAACCCGACCGTAGTCGCGTCTGATGCGGATGCCGCTTCATTACGTCACAGCCGGAAGGGTACCGCCTGCGCCTCCATATATTCGTACCTTCCCCCTCTCGCTCCGCTCGGATTTCATCGAAATTCCTATGAGGGCAGACTCGGAAAGCGGCACTGCCCTTCAATCAGGCGAACAAGGTTCAGCCGTGTTCTTTTGACAGCGGCTGCCCGTTCCATTGAGGGGCCGAGAACGCCCCTCAACTCCACTTTCGCCGCCGTCTCTTCCGGAGACTCACTGTGTTCGCCTCAGCGTAGTTGAGGACCATCACCCTCAACCACCCTGAGTTCCGCTATGAGAGCGAGTGATCCAGACGGCAGGCCAGAGCATCAGCCCCGCCTGACCTCAATACCCCCGGTGCTTGACCACTGCGCCTTGCCCTTCCAGCCACTGCGTCACCGTGCCCACGGCGGCTTTCACGCCCGGCGTGATAATCGGGCCGCCGAACTTGGCCAGACGCACCAGATGGGTGCCGTCCTCCCGCGCCGTGATGCCCACCAGCACTTCCTGGGTCAGCTCGCCTTCGACGACATGCGCCAGCGCCACCCAGCCGTCACGCCGCAGCGCCTGATACAGCTCAAGCAGCACCACGGTCCAGCCTGCGTCCTGGGGATCACGGCCAGGGGGGCGGCGGTCCGTGACCTTGTCAAAAGCGGCGGGGTGAAAGTCGGCGGGCAGGGTCAACACAGCGTGGGGCACAGCGGTCTCCGGGGCAGAGAGAGGGTCGGCAGGATAGGGCGCGGTCTGGCCGTGGGAGATCGGCGCGTGGGCGGTGGGCACAAAGCGGGCGTGGTTGACCCCCAGGCCCAGGTCGCGCCACTTGAGGGCGTACTTGGTTTCCAGGGCGGCGGCGGGCGGCTCGCCCTGTTCCACGCGCATGACGCCGCTTGAATTTGCCTCGGCGCAGGCAAAGGCGAAATACTCGTCGTGGTCGGTGGTCAGCAAAATGGCGCCGCCGGGTTTCAAGCGGCTGGCGGCCAGCCGAAAAAACGGCGCCTGCAGCAGGCGGTGGTCGGTATGTCCGGCCTTGGGCCAGGGGTCGGGAAAGTTGACCACCATCAGGTCCAGGCCGGCGTGGGGAATCACCTCGCGCACCAGCACGTCGGCAGGCAGTTTAGTCAGGTGGGCGTTGTGCAGGCCAGCGTCTTTGAGGCGGCGCGCCGCCTTGAGCAGCGACACGCCCGAGAGTTCCACGCCCAGGTAATTGGGCGCCTCGGGAAAGGTGCAGGCAAAGTGCGGCCAGAAGCGGCCGTCGCCAAAGCCCACCTCCAGCACCCAGGGGCGACCGGGCGTATCCGGATACAGGCGCGCCGGGTCGTCGGGAAACTGGAAATCACCCAGGCGAAGAATCATGCGCCCGCCTCGGTCACCAGGTCGGCAGCCAGACGGGCCGCGTCATTCAGCACGCTGGCGTAGGTATGGTCGCCGGGCACGCACTGGCCCAGCATCCGCACCCGGTCCAGGCGGCCCACACGAAACCCGTCCAGCTCGCCCGGCGCGGGGGTCAGAAAGCGCACGT of the Deinococcus betulae genome contains:
- the trmB gene encoding tRNA (guanine(46)-N(7))-methyltransferase TrmB, which translates into the protein MILRLGDFQFPDDPARLYPDTPGRPWVLEVGFGDGRFWPHFACTFPEAPNYLGVELSGVSLLKAARRLKDAGLHNAHLTKLPADVLVREVIPHAGLDLMVVNFPDPWPKAGHTDHRLLQAPFFRLAASRLKPGGAILLTTDHDEYFAFACAEANSSGVMRVEQGEPPAAALETKYALKWRDLGLGVNHARFVPTAHAPISHGQTAPYPADPLSAPETAVPHAVLTLPADFHPAAFDKVTDRRPPGRDPQDAGWTVVLLELYQALRRDGWVALAHVVEGELTQEVLVGITAREDGTHLVRLAKFGGPIITPGVKAAVGTVTQWLEGQGAVVKHRGY
- a CDS encoding nuclear transport factor 2 family protein, with translation MDIRQLERQRLRAILHAEQATLEALHHPDFQLCTPSGAIWTRAFYLSGLLDGSLQYHRFEPVTPLEVRQVPGLGAVRYRSVIDVSFQGGPNNHLECWHLDIYTQAQDSAWRCLWSQATDTIRD